Proteins from a single region of Metallibacterium scheffleri:
- a CDS encoding DUF929 family protein, which produces MSNIVLRFSLTLVAALAGLTLAGAASADATPPALAAQLNRPVAPALMQQLERASSAGLRITQRPAVSYIKAIQGPALGKPPVLLYIGADFCPYCAAQRWGLALTLLRFGQLSGVRYMLSSPTDVFANTATFTFQFAHFSSPYLQFQAIETANRAQQKLMPMTAQAKQVFGTFDVPPYVQFAYGIPFVYLDGAYLLTQPMISPASLQDMDWQQIATQLADPRSALFAQIMPQVNALSAAICRIDGNQPTRVCAAPGVMAANAGLADLEGILAR; this is translated from the coding sequence ATGTCGAATATCGTGTTGCGCTTCAGTCTCACGCTGGTCGCCGCGCTGGCAGGCCTGACCCTGGCTGGCGCCGCCAGCGCCGATGCCACGCCGCCGGCACTGGCGGCGCAGTTGAATCGCCCGGTCGCGCCGGCACTGATGCAGCAGCTCGAGCGCGCCAGCAGCGCCGGCCTGCGCATCACGCAGCGGCCAGCCGTCAGCTACATCAAGGCCATCCAGGGGCCGGCGCTGGGCAAGCCGCCGGTGCTGCTGTATATCGGCGCCGACTTCTGTCCGTATTGCGCCGCGCAGCGCTGGGGGCTGGCGCTCACTTTGCTGCGCTTCGGCCAGTTGTCCGGCGTGCGCTACATGCTCTCCTCGCCGACCGATGTGTTTGCCAACACGGCGACCTTCACGTTCCAGTTCGCGCACTTCAGCAGCCCGTACCTGCAATTCCAGGCGATCGAAACGGCCAATCGCGCACAGCAGAAGTTGATGCCAATGACCGCGCAGGCCAAGCAGGTCTTCGGCACCTTCGATGTGCCGCCGTACGTGCAGTTCGCCTACGGCATTCCTTTTGTCTATCTCGATGGTGCCTATCTGCTGACCCAGCCGATGATCTCTCCAGCCAGCCTGCAGGACATGGACTGGCAGCAGATCGCCACGCAACTGGCCGATCCGCGCAGCGCGCTGTTCGCGCAGATCATGCCGCAGGTCAATGCGCTGAGCGCCGCCATCTGTCGTATCGACGGCAACCAGCCGACGCGCGTGTGCGCCGCGCCGGGCGTGATGGCGGCCAATGCGGGCCTGGCCGATCTCGAAGGCATCCTGGCCAGGTAA
- a CDS encoding MFS transporter, which produces MTRHAATPRHAATDSAIATAVASGPAGVSTHYKWLALSNTTIAVLLATIDSSIMLIAMPEIFRGIQLNPLDPGNTFYLLWMILGFLIVSSVLVVSLGRLGDMFGRVKMYNLGFAVFTVASLLLALDPFTARAGADWLIVGRIFQGIGAAFLIANSAAILTDAFPPDQRGLALGINNIAGISGSFIGLILGGVLAAIDWRLVFLVSVPFGLFGTIWSYLKLKELGQRHRARIDWAGNITFAAGLILIMIGVTLGIEPANGNAMGWTSAPVISLLAAGTASLVAFAIVETRVTDPMFRFPLFKIKAFTFGTLSTFLSAIGRGGLMFMLIIWLQGIWLPLHGYSFKQTPLWAGIFMLPLTLGFLLSGPLSGYLSDRLGARYFATGGMLGAALSFALLMLLPIDFNYAAFAAILLFSGLCMGAFAAPNRAAVMNSLPARDRGAGGGMNSTFQNSAQVLSIGIFFTLMIIGLSTTLSTTLVQGLMQHGVPATAAARVGALPPVSILFAAFLGYNPIRTLLGAGVLDHLAASDRMQLTGHSYFSNLIAKPFHAGLAEAFIFAAVMCLIAAAASWSRGRRYIHRED; this is translated from the coding sequence CCGCGGTGGCATCGGGCCCGGCTGGCGTTTCCACCCACTACAAATGGCTGGCGCTGTCCAACACCACCATCGCGGTACTGCTGGCGACCATCGACTCCTCGATCATGCTGATCGCCATGCCGGAGATTTTCCGCGGCATCCAGTTGAATCCGCTCGATCCGGGCAACACGTTTTACCTGCTGTGGATGATCCTGGGTTTCTTGATCGTCAGCAGCGTGCTGGTGGTGAGCCTCGGCCGCCTGGGCGACATGTTCGGGCGCGTGAAGATGTACAACCTCGGCTTCGCCGTGTTCACCGTGGCCTCGCTGCTGCTGGCGCTCGATCCTTTCACGGCGCGCGCCGGAGCCGATTGGCTGATCGTCGGCCGCATCTTCCAGGGCATCGGCGCGGCGTTCCTGATCGCCAACTCCGCGGCCATCCTGACCGACGCGTTTCCGCCCGACCAACGCGGCCTGGCGCTGGGCATCAACAACATCGCCGGCATCAGCGGCTCCTTCATCGGCCTGATCCTCGGCGGCGTACTGGCCGCGATCGACTGGCGGCTGGTGTTCCTGGTGTCGGTGCCGTTCGGACTGTTCGGGACCATCTGGTCGTACCTGAAGCTGAAAGAACTCGGGCAACGCCATCGCGCCCGGATCGACTGGGCCGGCAACATCACGTTCGCCGCCGGGCTGATCCTGATCATGATCGGAGTCACGCTGGGCATCGAGCCGGCCAACGGAAATGCCATGGGCTGGACCAGCGCGCCGGTCATTTCCCTGCTGGCGGCGGGCACGGCGTCGCTGGTCGCTTTCGCCATCGTGGAAACCCGCGTGACCGATCCGATGTTCCGGTTTCCGCTGTTCAAGATCAAGGCATTCACCTTCGGCACACTCTCGACCTTCCTGTCGGCCATCGGCCGCGGTGGCCTGATGTTCATGCTGATCATCTGGCTGCAGGGCATCTGGCTTCCCCTGCACGGCTACAGTTTCAAGCAGACACCGCTGTGGGCGGGGATTTTCATGCTGCCGCTGACCTTGGGATTCCTGCTTTCGGGGCCGCTTTCGGGCTACCTGTCCGATCGTCTGGGCGCGCGCTACTTCGCCACCGGCGGGATGCTCGGAGCCGCCCTGAGCTTTGCCTTGCTGATGCTGCTGCCGATCGACTTCAACTACGCGGCGTTCGCCGCGATCCTCCTGTTCAGCGGGCTCTGCATGGGCGCCTTCGCCGCACCTAACCGGGCGGCCGTCATGAACAGCCTGCCCGCGCGCGACCGCGGCGCCGGGGGCGGCATGAACTCGACCTTCCAGAACTCGGCCCAGGTGCTTTCGATCGGCATCTTCTTCACGCTGATGATCATCGGTCTTTCGACGACCTTGTCGACGACCCTGGTGCAGGGCCTGATGCAACACGGTGTACCCGCAACCGCCGCCGCGCGAGTCGGCGCGCTGCCGCCGGTCTCGATCCTGTTTGCGGCATTCCTTGGCTACAACCCGATCCGGACGCTGCTGGGCGCGGGTGTTCTGGATCATCTCGCGGCCAGCGACCGCATGCAGTTGACCGGGCACTCGTATTTTTCCAATCTGATCGCCAAGCCGTTCCACGCGGGCTTGGCCGAGGCATTCATCTTCGCGGCGGTGATGTGCCTGATCGCCGCGGCCGCATCGTGGTCGCGCGGTCGTCGCTACATACACCGCGAGGATTGA